The Deltaproteobacteria bacterium DNA window ACTGAGTCCCGCCCATGACTAGGCAGCGCACGGGTGTCTCCTCTTTCCTGGGGAGCCGAGATTGCCACTGGTCGATCCCGGTTGTCGCGTTCGCTCCCGCTGGAGGCTGCAGCTGGCGGCGCTGCGCGCCGCAGCTGGGCCTCAGTTGCGTGCGGGGTTTGGCGGAGGTGGCGCGGTGGTGCGCGCGAACACGAAGGGCGCGAGCACGATGCGCGGCGCGGGCAGGGCGTGGGGCGCTGCCGCGTGCAGCAACTCGGCGCGCATCAGCACGATGTCGCCTGCGTGCCCGCACAGTTCCACGACGCGCACGGGAACGCTCAGCACGCACGCGCCGTCGCGGAGGAAGCGCTCGTCGCGATCGGCGGCGTCGCGCTGCTCGAGCGCGGCGAACCACGGATCGCTCGCGGCGAGGGCCGCGCGCGCCTCGCGCGATCGCAGCGCGCGACCCGCTCGCTCGGCGAGCGCGCTGAGCACGCGATGCGATCCGGCGACGGCGACGGTCGCGCCGCCGCGCGGCTCGACGTCGCTGAGGAACGTGAATGCGCGCACGGCGCGCAGCGCGGTCGTGGGCGGGATCGGAAGATCGAGATGCCACGACTTCGTGGGCAGCTCCCACGCCTCGCAATCGCGAAAGCTCACCAGTGGCGGTCCCCAGCTCGGCGGCTCTTGCCAGCCCCCCGGACCTAACAATTCGCCCAGCGCAGACACGAGCGCGGGGCAGCGCACGGGCGCGAACGCGTCGCTGCGCGAGAGCGCCTGGAAGTGGAAGGGGCGGCTCGCCGGCCACGTCGCCGGGTCGCCTTCGCGTACGCCTTGCGCGCGCTCGAGAAAGTCCCAGATGCGTGCGCGCATCGCGGTCACGTCGCGCGCCGGGATCGCGCGGTGGAGCCGAACGATGCCGTCGCGCGCGAACGTCTCGAGCTGCTCGGCGGTCACCCCGTCCGTTTCGCGAGGTGGGTGACGCGGCTGCCGAGCACGCCGGGCTCGTACTCGATGAACTCGACGAGCAGGCCGTCAGGATCGCGGCACAGCATCACGCCGACGATGCCGCTGCTCGGGTCCATGTTGCGCGGCGGCGTGATGAACTCGATGCCCTTGGCCGTGAGATCCTCGTAGGCCTTGCGCACGTTGCGCGTGCGCAGCGCGATGATGCGCGGCACGCGCTCGCTCCAGGGCTTGTCAGGTGCGGGGTCGTAGGCGGGCTCCAACCATTGGAGCAGGTCGAGGCGCGTGTGCGTCGGGCCGTCGTCGATCGCGAGCAGGGCGCCGCGGCCTTGTGCGCGTGTCATGCCGAAGTTGCCGGCGACGTAGTCGGGCCAGATCACGTCGCGGTTGTCGCGCAGCACCTTGAAGCCGATCGTCTGATAGAAGGCGATCGAGCGCTCGAAGTTCGTGCAGTTCACCGTGAAGTGGAAGATCGACTCGATGCCCCAAGGCGCCGCCGGCTTGGAGGAAGCGGCGCGCTTCTTCGCAGGCGCCGGCTTCGGCTTCGCAGCCCGCGGTTTCGCAGCGCGCTTCGGGGAACGCTTCGCGGACTTCTTCTTCGCCATTGGCTCTCTCCTCGTGTCGCCGCATCATGGCGCAGCGAACCAGGAGTGAGCGATGGCGAAGCCGGTCAGCGAAGCGCGCATGCGCGAGATCTTCGAGTCGGTGAAGAACTGGGGGCGCTGGGGCAAGGACGACGAGCGCGGCGCGCTGAACCTGATCACGCCCGAGAAGCGGCGCGCGGCTGCGGCGCTCGTGCGCACGGGCGAGGTGGTGAGCCTCTCGCGCGAGCTTCCCGTGCAGCCCACCGCGGAGAACCCGAACCCCGCGCTGCACATGATGGTCGTAGGCGGCGATTCGTGCGGGCCCGAGTCGCACGGCGTGCCCGGACTCGAGACCACGATGGACTTCGTGGGCGTCTCGTTCCACGGCATGGCCGTCTCGCACATCGACGCGCTCTGTCACGTCGCGGTGAACGGCCAGATGTACAACGGCTTCCCCATTACCGACGTGCGCTCGACCGGCGCGCTCCATAACAGCATTCTCGCGGCGAAGGACGGCATCGTTTCACGCGGCGTGCTGCTCGACATCCCGCGCCTGCGCGGCGTGCCGTGGCTCGAGCTCGGCGACACGATCGCGCCCGAAGAGCTCGTCGCCGCGGAGCGCGCGCAGAACGTGC harbors:
- a CDS encoding cyclase family protein; the protein is MAKPVSEARMREIFESVKNWGRWGKDDERGALNLITPEKRRAAAALVRTGEVVSLSRELPVQPTAENPNPALHMMVVGGDSCGPESHGVPGLETTMDFVGVSFHGMAVSHIDALCHVAVNGQMYNGFPITDVRSTGALHNSILAAKDGIVSRGVLLDIPRLRGVPWLELGDTIAPEELVAAERAQNVRVERGDILLVATGRDARKAKHGPWSAQHDGVAGLHAECVPWLRERDIAVLGCDGISDALPGLGI
- a CDS encoding VOC family protein; translated protein: MAKKKSAKRSPKRAAKPRAAKPKPAPAKKRAASSKPAAPWGIESIFHFTVNCTNFERSIAFYQTIGFKVLRDNRDVIWPDYVAGNFGMTRAQGRGALLAIDDGPTHTRLDLLQWLEPAYDPAPDKPWSERVPRIIALRTRNVRKAYEDLTAKGIEFITPPRNMDPSSGIVGVMLCRDPDGLLVEFIEYEPGVLGSRVTHLAKRTG
- a CDS encoding phytanoyl-CoA dioxygenase family protein; this translates as MTAEQLETFARDGIVRLHRAIPARDVTAMRARIWDFLERAQGVREGDPATWPASRPFHFQALSRSDAFAPVRCPALVSALGELLGPGGWQEPPSWGPPLVSFRDCEAWELPTKSWHLDLPIPPTTALRAVRAFTFLSDVEPRGGATVAVAGSHRVLSALAERAGRALRSREARAALAASDPWFAALEQRDAADRDERFLRDGACVLSVPVRVVELCGHAGDIVLMRAELLHAAAPHALPAPRIVLAPFVFARTTAPPPPNPARN